Below is a genomic region from Alphaproteobacteria bacterium.
ATGGAACGATAAATGGCACCTGATTTTTAAATAAATCGGGTGTTTTTTGTATTAAACTCCTCCTCAAACGTATAGATTTCATGTATATTTTTTAAGTTGCTTACCTTGAAGCTTAGATTTACGAGGAGTGGGGTACGATGAATTGCTCAATAGTCTATGTGACATTTCCCAGTTATGAAACAGCGAAGGATGTAGTGCAATCGCTCCTTGAGGAGCGTCTTATAGCGTGCGCCAATATATTTCAGCCCATGCAGTCTTATTTTTGGTGGGAAGGAAAAATAGTTGAAGAAGATGAAATCGCTGTCTACTTAAAAACAAAATCCGAATATGTCGGGCGATTACAGAAAAAAATTGAAGAACTAAGCCAGTATGAGTGCCCCTGCATCCTTGAGATTCCTGTTCAATCTGGAAATTCAAATTATTTAAATTGGGTCGAAAAGTCTCTTGCGTAAGGAAACTGCCTTAGGGGTAGCTGTTGAATAGCCAGGTTTCCCCAATTGTTGTGACAAAAATCAAGAAATGAGGTATCCTGTAAAGGCGTGGGAGTTTTTTAAATGGGATATGACATCGAGGCTTTATAAATGGGACAAGGCATCAAACTTGCTGGGTTTGGGTTACTCCTTATGTGTTTGGGATTGCTTTGTCTTGTCTCTCTCTCGGTTGCAGATCCTCAAGCCTCGCCTCAAAAGCTAGCGATTGTTCTTGATGTGAAGGGGCCCATTGGGCCTGCTATTGGAGACTATGTCCATCGTGGGCTAGAAAAGGCCCGTGAGAAAGAAGCGTCCCTGATTATCTTGAAAATGGACACCCCTGGCGGATTGGATACCTCCATGCGAGATATTATCCGAGACCTGTTGGCCTCCCCTATTCCGGTCGTAACATATGTCGCGCCCAGTGGGGCCCGCGCCGCTAGTGCCGGTGCCTTTATTTTAGTGGCCAGTCATGCTGCAGCCATGGCACCAGGGACGAATATTGGCGCTGCCACCCCCATTCGTATGGGCGGGCTCCCCATGCCGACTCAACAGAAAGAGCCTGAGAAAAAAGAGGACAAAGGAAAAGCGGCAAAAGCCCCGAAGGGTAAGCCAGAACTGGGAGATAAAGTCCTAAATGATGCTGTTTCCTATATGCGGAGTTTGGCTCAACTGCAAAAGCGTAATGTGAAATCGGCTGAGAAGTTTGTTCTGGAAGCAAAAAGTATCTCGGCCGAAGAGGCCCTCAAGGAAGGCATTATTGAATTTATTGCAACTGATACGGATTCCCTTCTCAAAAAACTGGATGGGCATAGGGTCACCATAATGAATGTGGAAGTACCCTTGGACACTCAAAACATGAAAGTAGAAACCATTGAGCAAGATTGGCGCACGGAACTCTTGGGCATCATCACGAGCCCCTATGTGGCTTATATTCTTTTGTTGGCAGGAATATACGGCCTTATGATCGAATTTACCCATCCGGGTGCGTTTGTGCCTGGCGTTATCGGGGGGATTTGTCTTTTGATTGCTTTTTTCGCCCTGCATATTTTGCCTGTAAACTATGCGGGATTGGCTCTTATCTTGTTAGGGCTGGCCTTTATGATATCAGAAGCACTTATGCCGTCCTTTGGCGTCCTGGGCTTTGGAGGCGTGGTAGCCTTTGTTATTGGTTCTATTATGCTGATGGACACAGATATTCCTGGCTATGGGGTCTCTTGGACCTTAGTGGGCAGCATTGCGACTCTCAGCAGCAGTTTCCTCGCCCTCATTGTGGTGTTGGCTTTTAAGGCACGGCGTAGACCCGTTGTTGCCGGTGGAGAACAACTCATAGGGATGGATGCGCGTGTAATGGACTGGCATGGCAATCAAGGCCACGTCCAGGTTATGGGAGAATTGTGGAACGCTTATGCCAAAAAGCCCTTAAAGCCCTCTGATGCTATTAGGGTTGTAAAACGAGAGGGACTGACATTGTTTGTGGAACCATCAGAACGAAAACGGGAGGACTGAATTATGTTTATTGATTTATACGTCTATATGGGATTGGCTATCCTTATCTTGGGAACACTCATGCACACTTTCCGCATTTTACGAGAGTACGAGCGTGGTGTTATATTCCTGTTGGGACGATACTGGAAAGTAAAAGGTCCGGGCCTGATCATCGTTGTGCCCATGATCCAGCAAATGGTTAGGGTAGATATTCGAACGCTGGTAATCGATGTGCCGACTCAGGACCTGATTTCTAGGGATAATGTGACGGTTAAAGTCAACGCAGTTCTCTATTATCGTGTTGTAGACCCTCAAAAAGCGATTATCAATGTGGAAGAGTATGAATACGCCACAGGCCAGCTGGCCCAAACCACGTTACGGTCTATTCTAGGTCAGCATGATCTCGATGAGATGCTTACGGATCGTGATAAACTTAATAAAAACATCCAGAAGATTTTAGATATTGCGACGGATCCTTGGGGAATAAAGGTCCTTAATGTGGAAATCAAAGACATTGATTTGGATGAAAAGATGATTCGGGCTATTGCCAAGCAAGCCGAGGCCGAGCGTGTGCGACGTGCCAAGATCATCAATGCCGAAGGTGAGCTCCAAGCGTCAGAAAATCTATTTAAGGCGGCGGAAACTCTCTCAAAAAATACCCAAGCCATGCAGCTGAGATATCTGAACACCCTCCATGATATTGGGACCGACAAGTCCTCGACCATTGTCTTCCCCTTCCCCATTGAGATGATGAAAGACTTCTTTGGCGGGAAGAAATAGGATTTAGGAGGGACTGCATTTTTGTGTCAGATGAGCAGAGAGTTAGAATTACTTTCTCAATCTTCAATTTACAGAGGAATCTATCTTCGGTACAGTATGGAGAAGAAGAATAAACCCTGGAGGTAGAAATGAGAAAAACGACAAAAACATTTGCTTTTACAGCGGCTCTAGCATGCTTAAATGTCACATCCCAAGCTATTGCTGATAAGGATGAAACAGGGGCGTGTACTGGTCTAGAAAAAGATATTACCCATCATGCTACAGAGCTAAATGATCTTAAGACAAAAGACATCGATGTTATAAAGGATCATGCTGAGAATCTGCAGAAGTCGGCCGACCTAACGGGTGAGATGGCTGATATTTTTGATGATTTGGCAGACGTGTTGGGGAAAGATCACCCAGAAGCGGCAAAGCATCTTAAAAAAATGGCTCATAAAAATCGAGAGAAAGAAAAATTAATGAATGCTAACGTTCAAAATAAAAATAAGAATGCAGCTCTCAGGACGAAAATGGCCTCTAAATCACTGGAGCAAAGTGGATTCAGGACTAAACATCCAAATTGTGAGATGACTACTCACATCAAGAGCAGACACTAAATTATTTCCTGGATCCCGCGCTCATCCGTCTTCGCTTCCGTCTTCGCTACGCTATGACGAGACAGGCCGCTACGACGAGACAGGCCGCTATGATGTGATTTTGAAGCTTCTCTGTCATCTGATTGTATGGATCCCGCTAATTGTATGGATCCCGCGCTCATAAGGAATTCTAGGACGCGCCTACGGCTTGCCCATAATTCCTAATGGCCGGGAAGACGGCTTTGGCCTACTGGCTGGGATAACGATTGGCCGGGAAGACGGCTTTGGCCACTGGCTAGGATAACGATTGGCCGGGAAGCCGCTCCAGTGCTTAGGAAGCGAGTTCTAGCCATCCGCACACTCTCGTCTTCCCGGAGCCTAGGGAGCTTCTAGACGAATCGGCGTCTTAAGCCGCTCCAGTGCTTAAGAAGCGAGTTCTAGCCATCCGCACACTCTCGTCTTCCCGGAGCCTAAGAACTCTAGACGAGCCGGCGTCTTAAGCCGGTGAGGCGTAGAGTGAGTTGGCATCGCGGGATCCATTAAACAGATGCCAGAGGCATGATGTAGTGTGTATGCGTCTTTGGTGCAGTGTATGCGGCTTTGTTACGCTGTGGGCCTTTGATGCAGTGTACGGTTTTTGCGGCATGACGCAGTGTGTGTGCCTTTATTGCAGCATTGCTTTCACAGCACTATGAGTTTTTTGCGCGGTAAATTTCTTGCTATGAGTTTTTATCACGGCTTCAGGCCTTGCCAAACTGTTCTTTCGCTTTTATGATCTGTGACTAGTTCGTACTCCCTTATGTGAGTTATATGCACGTGGTCAACGTAAAGTGGTTAACAGTCTTTAAAATTTTTGTGCTTGGATTGGGAATTCTGATGTATATTCCTCTTTCCAAGGCTGCAACTGTCCGTATTATGTGCGGAACGGTTGGGCAGGAGTTTGCGACCTGTAAAAAGGGGGCAGAAGATTGGGCCCAGAAGACGGGAAATGAAGTAGAAGTCCTGACGGCAATTGCAGATAGCAGCGAGCGCCTTACTTTGTACCATCAGCTGTTCGCGACAAAATCATCTGACGTAGATGTCTTTACCATAGATACCACTTGGCCAGGATTGTTATCCAATCACTTTTTGGATTTGTTGCCTTATATGGATGCATCAGATGTAGAGAAATATATTCCGAGTCTGATAGAAAATAATACCGTGAGAGGGAAATTGGTTGCCCTTCCTTGGTATACCGAGGTGGCTTCTTTATATTACCGAAAAGATCTTTTGGAGAAATATGGAGAACCCGTTCCAGAAACATGGGAAGATTTAACACGGATTTCAAAACGAATTCAAGAAGCTGAAAGAAATGAAGGAAATAGCAATTTTTGGGGATTTGTTTTCCAGGGGAAGGCTTATGAAGGCTTAACCTGTAATGCATTAGAGTGGATCCGTTCTTTTCAAGTAGCGCCTATTGTTAGAAAAGATGGCACCTTAAACATAGACACCCCAGAGTCCTCTAAAGCTCTTGAAATTGCTGCCTCCTGGGTGGGAGACATTGTACCTATGGGTGTTTTGAATTATGAAGAGGAAGAGGCGCGAGGGGTTTTTCAATCAGGAAATGCCCTGTTTATGCGTAATTGGCCTTATGTTTGGTCCCTTATAAATCAACAAGATAGTCCCATGCGCGGTAAGGTTGGGGTCGCTCTACTTCCAAGGGGAGGAAAAAATGGCCAACATGTTGGTATGCTAGGCGGATGGCACTTGGCTGTTTCGAAATACACTAGAAACCCTAAGGAAGCTGTGGATTTGGTGCGATATTTGACGGGCAAGAAAGAGTTAAAGCGTCGAGCTTTGTCAGCAAACTATTTTCCGACAATAAAGAGTCTCTACGCTGATAAGGAAATCCTCAAAAAACATCCCTTCATGCAGGTGTTGCGGCCTCATTTCGAGAAAGCAATCGTACGTCCTTCTGCCCAAACTGGAAAATGGTACGGCCAAGTAAGTACAGAGTTTTGTAATGTCGTTCATAGAATGCTGTCGAAACGCACGAGAACTAAATATCCCCTGAAAGTTCTTGAGAAGAAATTATTGCTTTTAAGCAGGAATGGCCAGTGGCGATGAATTCACCCACTGCAATCCCCTCCTCTTCAGCCAAGAAACGTCCACTAAGCCTCTATCGGGTACGTACAGCTTGGATATTTCTAATGCCCGCTCTTTTGGTTTTGTTAGCTGTAACAGGGTGGCCATTTGTTAGAACCTTTTATTTTTCCCTGACTAATGCCCATTTGAGTGATTTATCAGAACTTCAATTCGATGGATTTCAGAACTTTCTATTTCTATTTGAAGATCCCAACTGGTGGGAAGCTGTTTGGAACACTCTTTTATTTGCTTCTGTCTCGGTTTCCCTAGAGACCCTTCTTGGTCTAGGGGTTGCTTTGGTTCTGAACATGCATTTTAAAGGCCGCAATTTTGTGAGAGCTGCAGTCCTTATCCCTTGGGCCATTCCGACGGTTGTTTCTGCGCGTATGTGGAGTTGGATGTATCACGATATATACGGGATCTTAAATTCAGTTGGCGTGAAACTAGGTCTTTTAGCTTCCCCCGTGGCTTGGGCGGCACACCCAGACTTATCATTATGGTCTGTTGTCCTTGTGGATGTTTGGAAGACGACTCCCTTTATGGCTTTATTGTTGTTAGCTGGCCTTCAGACCATTCCTAAGGATTGTTATGAGGCTGCAAAAGTAGATGGGATCAATCCCCTGCGGGTTTTTTACCGTGTCACCCTCCCCCTCTTGATGCCGGCCATCCTGGTCGCCATGATTTTTCGGACTTTAGATGCTTTGCGTGTTTTTGATGTTATCTACATTTTGACGGGGACCAACTATGACACCATGTCTATGTCCATTTATGCCCGTCAACAACTCTTTGATTTCCAGAATATTGGGACTGGCTCTGCTGCTTCGGTCCTTTTGTTTATTTTAATTGGTGGGATTACCATTGGTTATATGGCCATTGGGAATAAAGCCCTTGGTGGGAAAGAGCGCTAATGGTTATTCAAAACAAACGCAAATACATACCTTATGTGCTTAGTTTTATCATCGTTCTTGTTTCAGTATTTCCTTTCTATTGGGCCATTGTGACTTCTTTCAAGAGCGGATCAGATCTATTTACGACCCACATGATTCCTGGAAATCCCACCTGGGAAAACTATATCTCGGTTTTTCGTGAACAACCCTTTGGACGCAATATTTTAAATTCAACCTTTGTGGCTACCAGTACAGTTGTTTTATCTTTATTTGTTGCCATATGCGCCTCTTATGCCTTTGGTAGAGTTGCGTTTCGAGGCAAGAAATATCTTTTGTTTACCATTCTGATGGTCTGTATGTTTCCCCAGGTTGCTTTGTTATCAGGTATGTTTGAGCTAATTCATTCCATGAAACTCTACAACAATACCCTGAGCCTGGTTTTTTCTTACATCACCTTTACATTGCCATTTACCATTTGGATCTTGACTACTTTTATGCGCGAAATACCCAGAGACATTGAGGATGCAGCGATCATTGATGGGGCCTCCCCCTTTATAATTTGCGTCCGTATTTTTCTTCCCATTTTAAAGCCAGCCCTTGTAACAACGGGTCTGTTGGCCTTTATTGCGGCGTGGAACGAATTTCTCTTCGCTCTTACTTTCACCCTGACGAATACACAACAAACAGTGCCGGTTGCCATTGCGCTTATGAGTGGGGCCAACCAGCATGAGCTTCCCTGGGGACAGATCATGGCTGCTTCGGTCGTTGTTACCGTTCCCCTTATTTTACTTGTCTTATTTTTCCAACGCCGTATTGTATCTGGATTAACTGCAGGAGCCGTGAAGGGATAACTTATGTCACAACTACAGCCTAATATTGAATCCGTCGTTCCATGGTGGAAAGGTGCCGTACTTTATCATATTTACCCTCGCAGTTTTCAGGACACTAATAATGATGGTATTGGGGATCTTCAAGGGATTACCCAACGCCTAGAGTATCTGAGAGATCTTGGTATAGATGGCATTTGGATTTCTCCTATCTTTAAATCCCCCATGAAAGACTTTGGCTATGATGTGTCGGATCACAAGGATGTTGATCCCATTTTTGGCACTATAAAAGACTTTGATGCTCTGATTGAAAAGGCCCATGGGTTTGGAATCAGAGTGTTGATCGATAAAGTGCTTAGTCATACGTCAGATGAACATCCTTGGTTTGCTGAAAGCCGGAAGAATCGAACGAATCCAAAAGCCGATTGGTATGTATGGGCAGATCCCAAATCCGATGGAACGCCACCCAATAACTGGCTCTCTATTTTTGGCGGATCTGCTTGGGAATGGGAGCCTCGACGGGGACAGTATTACCTTCATAATTTTCTTTCCAGTCAACCAGACTTGAACTTTCATAATGCTGATATGTTGGATGAGCTATTGGGCGCCATGGAGTTTTGGCTCCAACGTGGTGTAGATGGTTTTCGTTTAGACACCATAAACTTTCTTGTTCATGATCAAAAGCTACGCGACAATCCTGCTCGGGCTTTGGATGAACATTTAGATGTGGGCGTCTTTGCTAACAATCCCTATGCTTACCAATATCATGTTTATGATAAGTCTCGTCCCGAAAACATTGCTGTTCTCAACCGGATTCGTGCCCTTATGGATAGATATCCGGGCAGTATAACCGTTGGAGAAATCGGAGATGATGATTCGGTCTCTCGGGCATGCGAGTATGTTCAAGGACAGGACCGCTTGCATATTGCCTATACTTTCAACCTGCTTCATGACAAGTTTGGCGCCGATTTTATAAGGACAACTGTAGAAGAGCTTGAGAGCCAGATAAAAGAGGGCTGGCCGTGTTGGTCCTTTGGAAATCATGACACCCCAAGAGCACTTACCCGTTTGGCACCCCATCTGAAAGAGGGTTCTCCCGAACAAGATCAATTTGCAAAACTTTTGATGGCCATCCTTTTTTCTCTCCGTGGCACCGTTATTGTATACCAGGGTGAAGAGTTGGGCCTTCCCGAGGCAAATGTTCCCTTTGAAAAGTTTCAAGATCCTTATGGAATTACCTTTTATCCTGAATACAAAGGTCGTGATGGTTGTCGAACACCGATTCCTTGGAATCAGAATCAATCTAATAGCGGCTTCAGTAAAGAGGGATCGCCTTGGCTGCCCATCACTCAAGAGCACACACGCCGTGCTGTAGATACCCAGGAGGATGATTCTATTTCTGTTCTAGGCACGTACCAACGCTTTCTGAAGTGGCGTAAAAATCATCCTGCACTCCAACATGGGGATATTACGCTTATTGACGCCCCTAAGGACATTTTGGCCTTCGTTAGAGGTTGTGAAGAAGAGAAAATGCTGATTGTTTTCAACACGTCCGAAAAAGATGCTTCCTTTTCCCTTTCAAATTTTCCTACAATGACCCCTTTAGAAGGAACTGGTTTTAATACCGAGATAGTGGATGGTTATGTAAAACTTCCTCCTTTTGGCGCCTTCTTTGCTAAGCTTTAATGAAATGGATACCTGCAAATGGCTGATATAAGACTTCAGAATGTCTCCAAATCATTTGGAAAAACAGAAGTATTGAAAAATCTTAACCTCCATTTGCCTGGCAACAAGTTTACTGTTTTTGTGGGGCCATCAGGATGTGGAAAATCCACCCTCCTCCGCCTCATAGCTGGACTTGAAGATGTTAGTGACGGTTCTATCCAAATTGCCGGAACAGATGTTACGTGTCTTCAACCTGCTAAGCGTGGTGTGGCTATGGTTTTTCAGTCTTATGCATTATATCCCCACATGAGTGTCCGGCAAAACATAGCCTTTGGCCTTAAACGAAGCCATTATGACAAGCAGACCATACGAAATAGAGTTGAAAAGGCTGCAAAGATCCTACATTTGGAAGGACTCTTAACCCGAAAGCCCAAAGAACTTTCTGGGGGGCAACGTCAACGAGTCGCTATTGGTCGTGCCATTGTGCGAGAGCCAAAAGTATTCCTCTTTGATGAACCACTGTCTAATTTAGATGCCGCTTTAAGAGTCAAGATGCGCATTGAACTTTCTGAGTTGAAGAAAAAGCTTAACACCACCATGATCTATGTCACACATGACCAAGTTGAAGCCATGACGTTGGCAGACCAGATCGTGGTGCTCAATAAGGGACAGATTGAGCAAATAGGAAGCCCCCTCGAGTTATATCGTGCTCCTGCCAACAAATTCGTGGCCAGTTTTATCGGTTCGCCACAGATGAATCTTATTGAGGCTATTCTTGTAAAGGCAGACACTAAAGCCACTGCGATCAAGCTAAAAGATGGAACAGAACTTACCCTTCCCTTTGGAATTCCGGTGCCCAAATCAAAGGAGATGACATTGGGATTGCGACCAGAGCATTTTGAAATTGGAGCCAAAGAAAATAATTCTTTAACGGGAAAGGTGTTGTTATTGGAGCATTTGGGGCCTGAAACCTATGTAGATCTCCAACTTAGCAAGGGTGGTTTTTTTCGAGTGCGTGTTTCGGGTGATTTCTCCATTGAAATTGGAAGCACTCTACATGTGACGCCAGCTCTGGAAAAGGCTCATTGTTTTGATAAAGCGGGCTGTTCCATAAGAAAATCCACACCACCTCTCAGAATGGTTGGGTAGGACATCTGAAAGTGGCTAAGGCAAAACTCCTTTATCTCATTGCAGAAGATCGCGCTGTATTAAGCCATCGCCTCAATTTAGCACGTACGGCACGAGATCAAGGCTATGATGTTCACATTGCGACACGCACAACTGGTGTTGAAGGGGCCCTCCAGGATGAAGGATTCACCGTACATCCCTTAAGACATTTTCGCAGGGGAAAAAGTGGGAATCCCTTACGAGATCTTAGGGCCATTCTGGAATTGAGGACCCTCTATAAAAGGATAAAGCCCAATATTGTTCATCAAGTAGCCATGAAACCCGTTCTTTATGGAACCATTGCTGCGCGTTTGGCAGGGGTTCCCCATGTCATCAATGCCCTTGGAGGGATGGGATACTTGTTTATTTCCCCTACCCTTAAGGCCAAACTCATGCGTGTTGTGGTCAAGGCTGGATTCAAAGCTCTCTTAAGTCATAAATCCGTACGTTTGATTCTCCAGAATCCCGATGACCAACGAACGCTGAAATCTGTTGTGAAACCTGAAAAAGTAACCCTGATAAAGGGGGCCGGTGTCGATACAAATCTCTTCACACCTAAGCCTGAGCCAAAGGGCCCTACAACAGTTGTCTTGGTTGCCCGACTATTGTGGGACAAGGGCATTGGAGAGCTCGTTGAGGCGGCCAGAATTTTGAAGGCGAAACACGTCCCCATTCGTATTCTTATTGTGGGAGATCCCGATCCCGAGAATCCAGCCTCAATTCCTGTAACAACCGTGCGTGCTTGGGAAAAGGCTGGACTTGTTGAATGGCTCGGATTGCGTCACGATATTGCCAAAATCTATCAAGAGTCCCACATAGCGGTCCTTCCCTCTTACCGTGAAGGTCTCCCCAAGTCACTCTTAGAGGCAGCAGCTTGCGGAAAGTCACTCATTGCCACCGATGTTCCTGGATGTCGTGAAGTGGTTCAGGATGGCAAGAATGGGATTTTAGTGCCTGCAAAAGAATCTAAGGGCTTGGCCGCGGCCATTAAAAAATTATCCGAAAGCAAGTCGTTGCGGGAAAAATATGGAAAAGCAAGCCGCCTTCGTGCTGAAAACGAATTTGATGCAGATCTCATTAATTCAGAAACACTTGCCTTATATATTGCAGCTTAAATCTGGGTTGGCGTCTTTAAAAAATTCTTACTGTGGGCGCAAAATTAAAGCTCTCTTGGAGGCCCCCAATAATAAAACTCATGGCGATTGCTGCTACAAGAACCCCTAAAATGCGCGTCATGATATTGGCTCCTGTGTCTCCTAATAACTTTGAAACGGGGGAAGAGATGCTAAGAAGACAAAATGTTATACCTCCTATAAGGAGAAGAGAGACGAGTATCCCAATATGTTCCATAGTATTTTCGGCTTCACGCATGACGACAATAACAGTCGTCAGTGCACCAGGGCCTGCTATAAGAGGGAATGCTAATGGGAAAACTGAAACATCTTCTTTTTCCATTTTTTTAAGATCTTTTTCTGAAATGTCATCATCCGAAGGTTTGTTCTCTTTCGGCATCACCATACTAAAGCCAAACATTAACAACAATAGCCCCCCTGCAATCTTAAACGCGGCAGTGCTAACTCCTATAACTTCAAGCAGGAGGTGCCCTATGACTGCAAATATCACCAGTAAAATAACTGCGATTAGGACGGCCTTAATCGCGATTTGTTTATGACGTTTTTTGCTTACGTTTTTGGTGAGGCCAATAAAGAACGGCATTAGTCCAATTGGATCTATGATCAAAAATAGCAAAATGAAGGATTTGTATAGAAATTCAAACATGGATTTCTTTGATGGCCTCATTTTTATTAGTTGTTGCATTCATCTTACAATTATTCCGCTTATTCATCAAGGGGGGTTCACAAACTTGTCACAAACACATGATATGTCCGAAGTCGTTAACAAACTGGTTGTCCGATGAGAAAATATTCCACCAGAAGATAAACCTTAACCCTTTTATAAAATGATCGCGGACCTCCTTTTAATCACATTCCACTCTTGTCCTCTGGTGGTGAATTATGTAGTGTATGCCTGGTTGCCCGCTT
It encodes:
- a CDS encoding slipin family protein; this encodes MFIDLYVYMGLAILILGTLMHTFRILREYERGVIFLLGRYWKVKGPGLIIVVPMIQQMVRVDIRTLVIDVPTQDLISRDNVTVKVNAVLYYRVVDPQKAIINVEEYEYATGQLAQTTLRSILGQHDLDEMLTDRDKLNKNIQKILDIATDPWGIKVLNVEIKDIDLDEKMIRAIAKQAEAERVRRAKIINAEGELQASENLFKAAETLSKNTQAMQLRYLNTLHDIGTDKSSTIVFPFPIEMMKDFFGGKK
- a CDS encoding carbohydrate ABC transporter permease, producing the protein MVIQNKRKYIPYVLSFIIVLVSVFPFYWAIVTSFKSGSDLFTTHMIPGNPTWENYISVFREQPFGRNILNSTFVATSTVVLSLFVAICASYAFGRVAFRGKKYLLFTILMVCMFPQVALLSGMFELIHSMKLYNNTLSLVFSYITFTLPFTIWILTTFMREIPRDIEDAAIIDGASPFIICVRIFLPILKPALVTTGLLAFIAAWNEFLFALTFTLTNTQQTVPVAIALMSGANQHELPWGQIMAASVVVTVPLILLVLFFQRRIVSGLTAGAVKG
- a CDS encoding nodulation protein NfeD; this translates as MGQGIKLAGFGLLLMCLGLLCLVSLSVADPQASPQKLAIVLDVKGPIGPAIGDYVHRGLEKAREKEASLIILKMDTPGGLDTSMRDIIRDLLASPIPVVTYVAPSGARAASAGAFILVASHAAAMAPGTNIGAATPIRMGGLPMPTQQKEPEKKEDKGKAAKAPKGKPELGDKVLNDAVSYMRSLAQLQKRNVKSAEKFVLEAKSISAEEALKEGIIEFIATDTDSLLKKLDGHRVTIMNVEVPLDTQNMKVETIEQDWRTELLGIITSPYVAYILLLAGIYGLMIEFTHPGAFVPGVIGGICLLIAFFALHILPVNYAGLALILLGLAFMISEALMPSFGVLGFGGVVAFVIGSIMLMDTDIPGYGVSWTLVGSIATLSSSFLALIVVLAFKARRRPVVAGGEQLIGMDARVMDWHGNQGHVQVMGELWNAYAKKPLKPSDAIRVVKREGLTLFVEPSERKRED
- a CDS encoding ABC transporter substrate-binding protein, with amino-acid sequence MHVVNVKWLTVFKIFVLGLGILMYIPLSKAATVRIMCGTVGQEFATCKKGAEDWAQKTGNEVEVLTAIADSSERLTLYHQLFATKSSDVDVFTIDTTWPGLLSNHFLDLLPYMDASDVEKYIPSLIENNTVRGKLVALPWYTEVASLYYRKDLLEKYGEPVPETWEDLTRISKRIQEAERNEGNSNFWGFVFQGKAYEGLTCNALEWIRSFQVAPIVRKDGTLNIDTPESSKALEIAASWVGDIVPMGVLNYEEEEARGVFQSGNALFMRNWPYVWSLINQQDSPMRGKVGVALLPRGGKNGQHVGMLGGWHLAVSKYTRNPKEAVDLVRYLTGKKELKRRALSANYFPTIKSLYADKEILKKHPFMQVLRPHFEKAIVRPSAQTGKWYGQVSTEFCNVVHRMLSKRTRTKYPLKVLEKKLLLLSRNGQWR
- the ugpC gene encoding sn-glycerol-3-phosphate ABC transporter ATP-binding protein UgpC, which gives rise to MADIRLQNVSKSFGKTEVLKNLNLHLPGNKFTVFVGPSGCGKSTLLRLIAGLEDVSDGSIQIAGTDVTCLQPAKRGVAMVFQSYALYPHMSVRQNIAFGLKRSHYDKQTIRNRVEKAAKILHLEGLLTRKPKELSGGQRQRVAIGRAIVREPKVFLFDEPLSNLDAALRVKMRIELSELKKKLNTTMIYVTHDQVEAMTLADQIVVLNKGQIEQIGSPLELYRAPANKFVASFIGSPQMNLIEAILVKADTKATAIKLKDGTELTLPFGIPVPKSKEMTLGLRPEHFEIGAKENNSLTGKVLLLEHLGPETYVDLQLSKGGFFRVRVSGDFSIEIGSTLHVTPALEKAHCFDKAGCSIRKSTPPLRMVG
- a CDS encoding alpha-glucosidase, whose amino-acid sequence is MSQLQPNIESVVPWWKGAVLYHIYPRSFQDTNNDGIGDLQGITQRLEYLRDLGIDGIWISPIFKSPMKDFGYDVSDHKDVDPIFGTIKDFDALIEKAHGFGIRVLIDKVLSHTSDEHPWFAESRKNRTNPKADWYVWADPKSDGTPPNNWLSIFGGSAWEWEPRRGQYYLHNFLSSQPDLNFHNADMLDELLGAMEFWLQRGVDGFRLDTINFLVHDQKLRDNPARALDEHLDVGVFANNPYAYQYHVYDKSRPENIAVLNRIRALMDRYPGSITVGEIGDDDSVSRACEYVQGQDRLHIAYTFNLLHDKFGADFIRTTVEELESQIKEGWPCWSFGNHDTPRALTRLAPHLKEGSPEQDQFAKLLMAILFSLRGTVIVYQGEELGLPEANVPFEKFQDPYGITFYPEYKGRDGCRTPIPWNQNQSNSGFSKEGSPWLPITQEHTRRAVDTQEDDSISVLGTYQRFLKWRKNHPALQHGDITLIDAPKDILAFVRGCEEEKMLIVFNTSEKDASFSLSNFPTMTPLEGTGFNTEIVDGYVKLPPFGAFFAKL
- a CDS encoding MarC family protein yields the protein MFEFLYKSFILLFLIIDPIGLMPFFIGLTKNVSKKRHKQIAIKAVLIAVILLVIFAVIGHLLLEVIGVSTAAFKIAGGLLLLMFGFSMVMPKENKPSDDDISEKDLKKMEKEDVSVFPLAFPLIAGPGALTTVIVVMREAENTMEHIGILVSLLLIGGITFCLLSISSPVSKLLGDTGANIMTRILGVLVAAIAMSFIIGGLQESFNFAPTVRIF
- a CDS encoding divalent-cation tolerance protein CutA — protein: MNCSIVYVTFPSYETAKDVVQSLLEERLIACANIFQPMQSYFWWEGKIVEEDEIAVYLKTKSEYVGRLQKKIEELSQYECPCILEIPVQSGNSNYLNWVEKSLA
- a CDS encoding sugar ABC transporter permease, encoding MNSPTAIPSSSAKKRPLSLYRVRTAWIFLMPALLVLLAVTGWPFVRTFYFSLTNAHLSDLSELQFDGFQNFLFLFEDPNWWEAVWNTLLFASVSVSLETLLGLGVALVLNMHFKGRNFVRAAVLIPWAIPTVVSARMWSWMYHDIYGILNSVGVKLGLLASPVAWAAHPDLSLWSVVLVDVWKTTPFMALLLLAGLQTIPKDCYEAAKVDGINPLRVFYRVTLPLLMPAILVAMIFRTLDALRVFDVIYILTGTNYDTMSMSIYARQQLFDFQNIGTGSAASVLLFILIGGITIGYMAIGNKALGGKER
- a CDS encoding glycosyltransferase family 4 protein, translated to MAKAKLLYLIAEDRAVLSHRLNLARTARDQGYDVHIATRTTGVEGALQDEGFTVHPLRHFRRGKSGNPLRDLRAILELRTLYKRIKPNIVHQVAMKPVLYGTIAARLAGVPHVINALGGMGYLFISPTLKAKLMRVVVKAGFKALLSHKSVRLILQNPDDQRTLKSVVKPEKVTLIKGAGVDTNLFTPKPEPKGPTTVVLVARLLWDKGIGELVEAARILKAKHVPIRILIVGDPDPENPASIPVTTVRAWEKAGLVEWLGLRHDIAKIYQESHIAVLPSYREGLPKSLLEAAACGKSLIATDVPGCREVVQDGKNGILVPAKESKGLAAAIKKLSESKSLREKYGKASRLRAENEFDADLINSETLALYIAA